One segment of Hippopotamus amphibius kiboko isolate mHipAmp2 chromosome 2, mHipAmp2.hap2, whole genome shotgun sequence DNA contains the following:
- the LZTS1 gene encoding leucine zipper putative tumor suppressor 1 isoform X2: MGSVSSLISGHGFHSKHCRASQYKLRKSSHLKKLNRCSDGLLRFGFSQDSGHGKSSSKMGKSEDFFYIKGSEKGAVRPTAFKPVLPRSGAILHSSPESASHQLHPVPPEKPREQEPKPSLCSGALSDSGRNSMSSLPTHSTSSSYQLDPLVTPVGPASRFGGSAHNITQGIVLQDSNMMSLKALSFSDGGNKLAHPSKADKGSVRSPISTDQCTIQELEQKLLEREGELQKLHRSFEEKELATSQAYEERPRRCKDELEGLEPKGKLKAAAQKSQRAQQVLHLQVLQLQQEKRQLRQELESLMKEQDLLETKLRSYEKEKTSFAPALEETQWEVCQKSGEISLLKQQLKESQTEINAKASEILNLKVQLKDTRGRLEGLELKTQDLESALRTKGLELEVCENELQRKKNEAELLREKVNLLEQELLELRAQAALQRSRDTAALGPASAEDVPALQRELERLRAELKEERQGHDQMSSGFQHERLVWKEEKEKVIQYQKQLQQSYLAMYQRNQRLEKALQQLARGDGAGEPFEIDLEGADIPYEDIIATEI; encoded by the exons ATGGGTAGTGTCAGCAGCCTCATCTCCGGCCACGGCTTCCACAGCAAGCACTGCCGGGCCTCCCAGTACAAGCTGCGCAAGTCCTCCCACCTCAAGAAACTCAACCGCTGTTCAGACGGGCTGCTGAGGTTCGGCTTCTCCCAGGACTCGGGTCACGGCAAGTCCAGCTCCAAAATGGGCAAGAGCGAAGACTTCTTCTATATCAAG GGCTCGGAGAAGGGTGCCGTGAGACCCACGGCCTTCAAGCCGGTGCTGCCTCGGTCAGGCGCCATCCTCCACTCGTCCCCCGAGAGCGCCAGCCACCAGCTGCACCCCGTGCCTCCAGAGAAGCCCAGGGAGCAGGAGCCGAAGCCCAGCCTGTGCTCCGGGGCGCTGTCTGACTCCGGCCGGAACTCCATGTCCAGCCTGCCCACCCACAGCACCAGCAGCAGCTACCAGCTGGACCCGCTGGTCACACCGGTGGGGCCCGCCAGCCGTTTTGGCGGCTCAGCCCACAACATCACGCAGGGCATCGTCCTCCAGGACAGCAACATGATGAGCCTGAAGGCCCTGTCTTTCTCCGACGGGGGCAACAAGCTGGCTCACCCGAGCAAGGCGGATAAGGGCTCCGTCCGCTCCCCCATCTCCACGGACCAGTGCACCATCCAGGAGCTGGAGCAGAAGCTGCTGGAGAGGGAGGGTGAGCTCCAGAAGCTGCATCGCAGCTTTGAGGAGAAGGAACTGGCCACCAGCCAGGCCTATGAGGAGCGGCCGCGGCGCTGCAAGGACGAGCTGGAGGGTCTGGAGCCCAAGGGCAAGCTGAAGGCAGCTGCGCAGAAGAGCCAGCGCGCCCAGCAGGTGCTGCACCTCCAGGTGCTCCAGCTCCAGCAGGAGAAGCGGCAGCTGCGGCAGGAGCTCGAGAGCCTCATGAAGGAGCAGGACCTGCTGGAGACCAAGCTCAGGTCCTATGAGAAGGAGAAGACCAGCTTCGCCCCCGCTCTGGAGGAGACGCAGTGGGAG GTGTGCCAGAAGTCCGGTGAGATCTCACTCCTGAAGCAGCAGCTGAAGGAGTCCCAGACGGAGATCAACGCCAAGGCCAGCGAGATCCTCAACCTGAAGGTGCAGCTGAAGGACACACGGGGCAGGCTGGAGGGCCTGGAGCTGAAGACGCAGGATCTGGAGAGCGCACTGCGCACCAAGGGCCTGGAGCTGGAGGTCTGCGAGAACGAGCTGCAGCGCAAGAAGAATGAGGCGGAGCTCCTGCGGGAGAAGGTGAACCTGCTGGAGCAGGAGCTGCTGGAGCTGCGGGCCCAGGCCGCCCTGCAGCGGAGCCGGGACACGGCTGCCCTGGGGCCCGCCTCCGCCGAGGACGTGCCCGCCCTGCAGCGGGAGCTGGAGCGGCTGCGGGCCGAGCTCAAGGAGGAGCGGCAGGGCCATGACCAGATGTCCTCGGGCTTCCAGCATGAGCGGCTGGtgtggaaggaggagaaggagaaggtgaTCCAGTACCAGAAGCAGCTGCAGCAGAGCTACCTGGCCATGTACCAGCGGAACCAGCGCCTGGAGAAGGCGCTGCAGCAGCTGGCCCGTGGGGACGGAGCAGGGGAGCCCTTTGAGATTGACCTTGAAGGGGCTGACATCCCCTACGAGGACATCATCGCCACTGAGATCTGA
- the LZTS1 gene encoding leucine zipper putative tumor suppressor 1 isoform X1 — protein MGSVSSLISGHGFHSKHCRASQYKLRKSSHLKKLNRCSDGLLRFGFSQDSGHGKSSSKMGKSEDFFYIKVSQKARGSHRPDYTALSSGDLGGQAGVDFGPSTPPKLIPFSNQLEMGSEKGAVRPTAFKPVLPRSGAILHSSPESASHQLHPVPPEKPREQEPKPSLCSGALSDSGRNSMSSLPTHSTSSSYQLDPLVTPVGPASRFGGSAHNITQGIVLQDSNMMSLKALSFSDGGNKLAHPSKADKGSVRSPISTDQCTIQELEQKLLEREGELQKLHRSFEEKELATSQAYEERPRRCKDELEGLEPKGKLKAAAQKSQRAQQVLHLQVLQLQQEKRQLRQELESLMKEQDLLETKLRSYEKEKTSFAPALEETQWEVCQKSGEISLLKQQLKESQTEINAKASEILNLKVQLKDTRGRLEGLELKTQDLESALRTKGLELEVCENELQRKKNEAELLREKVNLLEQELLELRAQAALQRSRDTAALGPASAEDVPALQRELERLRAELKEERQGHDQMSSGFQHERLVWKEEKEKVIQYQKQLQQSYLAMYQRNQRLEKALQQLARGDGAGEPFEIDLEGADIPYEDIIATEI, from the exons ATGGGTAGTGTCAGCAGCCTCATCTCCGGCCACGGCTTCCACAGCAAGCACTGCCGGGCCTCCCAGTACAAGCTGCGCAAGTCCTCCCACCTCAAGAAACTCAACCGCTGTTCAGACGGGCTGCTGAGGTTCGGCTTCTCCCAGGACTCGGGTCACGGCAAGTCCAGCTCCAAAATGGGCAAGAGCGAAGACTTCTTCTATATCAAGGTCAGCCAGAAGGCCCGGGGCTCCCACCGCCCTGATTACACTGCACTGTCCAGTGGGGACCTAGGGGGCCAGGCCGGGGTGGACTTCGGCCCGTCCACCCCACCCAAGCTCATACCCTTCTCCAATCAGCTAGAAATG GGCTCGGAGAAGGGTGCCGTGAGACCCACGGCCTTCAAGCCGGTGCTGCCTCGGTCAGGCGCCATCCTCCACTCGTCCCCCGAGAGCGCCAGCCACCAGCTGCACCCCGTGCCTCCAGAGAAGCCCAGGGAGCAGGAGCCGAAGCCCAGCCTGTGCTCCGGGGCGCTGTCTGACTCCGGCCGGAACTCCATGTCCAGCCTGCCCACCCACAGCACCAGCAGCAGCTACCAGCTGGACCCGCTGGTCACACCGGTGGGGCCCGCCAGCCGTTTTGGCGGCTCAGCCCACAACATCACGCAGGGCATCGTCCTCCAGGACAGCAACATGATGAGCCTGAAGGCCCTGTCTTTCTCCGACGGGGGCAACAAGCTGGCTCACCCGAGCAAGGCGGATAAGGGCTCCGTCCGCTCCCCCATCTCCACGGACCAGTGCACCATCCAGGAGCTGGAGCAGAAGCTGCTGGAGAGGGAGGGTGAGCTCCAGAAGCTGCATCGCAGCTTTGAGGAGAAGGAACTGGCCACCAGCCAGGCCTATGAGGAGCGGCCGCGGCGCTGCAAGGACGAGCTGGAGGGTCTGGAGCCCAAGGGCAAGCTGAAGGCAGCTGCGCAGAAGAGCCAGCGCGCCCAGCAGGTGCTGCACCTCCAGGTGCTCCAGCTCCAGCAGGAGAAGCGGCAGCTGCGGCAGGAGCTCGAGAGCCTCATGAAGGAGCAGGACCTGCTGGAGACCAAGCTCAGGTCCTATGAGAAGGAGAAGACCAGCTTCGCCCCCGCTCTGGAGGAGACGCAGTGGGAG GTGTGCCAGAAGTCCGGTGAGATCTCACTCCTGAAGCAGCAGCTGAAGGAGTCCCAGACGGAGATCAACGCCAAGGCCAGCGAGATCCTCAACCTGAAGGTGCAGCTGAAGGACACACGGGGCAGGCTGGAGGGCCTGGAGCTGAAGACGCAGGATCTGGAGAGCGCACTGCGCACCAAGGGCCTGGAGCTGGAGGTCTGCGAGAACGAGCTGCAGCGCAAGAAGAATGAGGCGGAGCTCCTGCGGGAGAAGGTGAACCTGCTGGAGCAGGAGCTGCTGGAGCTGCGGGCCCAGGCCGCCCTGCAGCGGAGCCGGGACACGGCTGCCCTGGGGCCCGCCTCCGCCGAGGACGTGCCCGCCCTGCAGCGGGAGCTGGAGCGGCTGCGGGCCGAGCTCAAGGAGGAGCGGCAGGGCCATGACCAGATGTCCTCGGGCTTCCAGCATGAGCGGCTGGtgtggaaggaggagaaggagaaggtgaTCCAGTACCAGAAGCAGCTGCAGCAGAGCTACCTGGCCATGTACCAGCGGAACCAGCGCCTGGAGAAGGCGCTGCAGCAGCTGGCCCGTGGGGACGGAGCAGGGGAGCCCTTTGAGATTGACCTTGAAGGGGCTGACATCCCCTACGAGGACATCATCGCCACTGAGATCTGA
- the LZTS1 gene encoding leucine zipper putative tumor suppressor 1 isoform X3, which yields MGRRSSSPTIWRTHLGSEKGAVRPTAFKPVLPRSGAILHSSPESASHQLHPVPPEKPREQEPKPSLCSGALSDSGRNSMSSLPTHSTSSSYQLDPLVTPVGPASRFGGSAHNITQGIVLQDSNMMSLKALSFSDGGNKLAHPSKADKGSVRSPISTDQCTIQELEQKLLEREGELQKLHRSFEEKELATSQAYEERPRRCKDELEGLEPKGKLKAAAQKSQRAQQVLHLQVLQLQQEKRQLRQELESLMKEQDLLETKLRSYEKEKTSFAPALEETQWEVCQKSGEISLLKQQLKESQTEINAKASEILNLKVQLKDTRGRLEGLELKTQDLESALRTKGLELEVCENELQRKKNEAELLREKVNLLEQELLELRAQAALQRSRDTAALGPASAEDVPALQRELERLRAELKEERQGHDQMSSGFQHERLVWKEEKEKVIQYQKQLQQSYLAMYQRNQRLEKALQQLARGDGAGEPFEIDLEGADIPYEDIIATEI from the exons ATGGGAAGGAGAAGCAGTTCGCCTACCATCTGGAGAACACACTTG GGCTCGGAGAAGGGTGCCGTGAGACCCACGGCCTTCAAGCCGGTGCTGCCTCGGTCAGGCGCCATCCTCCACTCGTCCCCCGAGAGCGCCAGCCACCAGCTGCACCCCGTGCCTCCAGAGAAGCCCAGGGAGCAGGAGCCGAAGCCCAGCCTGTGCTCCGGGGCGCTGTCTGACTCCGGCCGGAACTCCATGTCCAGCCTGCCCACCCACAGCACCAGCAGCAGCTACCAGCTGGACCCGCTGGTCACACCGGTGGGGCCCGCCAGCCGTTTTGGCGGCTCAGCCCACAACATCACGCAGGGCATCGTCCTCCAGGACAGCAACATGATGAGCCTGAAGGCCCTGTCTTTCTCCGACGGGGGCAACAAGCTGGCTCACCCGAGCAAGGCGGATAAGGGCTCCGTCCGCTCCCCCATCTCCACGGACCAGTGCACCATCCAGGAGCTGGAGCAGAAGCTGCTGGAGAGGGAGGGTGAGCTCCAGAAGCTGCATCGCAGCTTTGAGGAGAAGGAACTGGCCACCAGCCAGGCCTATGAGGAGCGGCCGCGGCGCTGCAAGGACGAGCTGGAGGGTCTGGAGCCCAAGGGCAAGCTGAAGGCAGCTGCGCAGAAGAGCCAGCGCGCCCAGCAGGTGCTGCACCTCCAGGTGCTCCAGCTCCAGCAGGAGAAGCGGCAGCTGCGGCAGGAGCTCGAGAGCCTCATGAAGGAGCAGGACCTGCTGGAGACCAAGCTCAGGTCCTATGAGAAGGAGAAGACCAGCTTCGCCCCCGCTCTGGAGGAGACGCAGTGGGAG GTGTGCCAGAAGTCCGGTGAGATCTCACTCCTGAAGCAGCAGCTGAAGGAGTCCCAGACGGAGATCAACGCCAAGGCCAGCGAGATCCTCAACCTGAAGGTGCAGCTGAAGGACACACGGGGCAGGCTGGAGGGCCTGGAGCTGAAGACGCAGGATCTGGAGAGCGCACTGCGCACCAAGGGCCTGGAGCTGGAGGTCTGCGAGAACGAGCTGCAGCGCAAGAAGAATGAGGCGGAGCTCCTGCGGGAGAAGGTGAACCTGCTGGAGCAGGAGCTGCTGGAGCTGCGGGCCCAGGCCGCCCTGCAGCGGAGCCGGGACACGGCTGCCCTGGGGCCCGCCTCCGCCGAGGACGTGCCCGCCCTGCAGCGGGAGCTGGAGCGGCTGCGGGCCGAGCTCAAGGAGGAGCGGCAGGGCCATGACCAGATGTCCTCGGGCTTCCAGCATGAGCGGCTGGtgtggaaggaggagaaggagaaggtgaTCCAGTACCAGAAGCAGCTGCAGCAGAGCTACCTGGCCATGTACCAGCGGAACCAGCGCCTGGAGAAGGCGCTGCAGCAGCTGGCCCGTGGGGACGGAGCAGGGGAGCCCTTTGAGATTGACCTTGAAGGGGCTGACATCCCCTACGAGGACATCATCGCCACTGAGATCTGA